A portion of the Tepidanaerobacter syntrophicus genome contains these proteins:
- a CDS encoding phosphoglycerate dehydrogenase codes for MMYNVLISSNSFGYGQNKEVLEKEFYSNNLKPYFLNLEETNDEILDEIDGLIVGTSKVTPIIIDRMNKLKCIVKFGTGTDNIDINYAQKKGIIVKNMPNINSDAVAEFTIGMIFAIARKIPQGYLNLQNGNFFKEMGTRVSGKVVGIIGTGNIGKKVAKLCKGLQMLVQVYDVYPDITWSLEDDINYVTLEYLLKTSDFVTIHIPLTSGTRNIIDKREISLMKNSAYLLNIARGGIVNEEALYEALVSGKIRGAAVDVFLEEPPKNNPLIHLKNVVATPHMAACEEETLRKMDKKCIEIVSDCLRNTNA; via the coding sequence ATGATGTATAATGTTTTGATTTCTTCAAATTCATTTGGATATGGCCAAAATAAAGAAGTTTTAGAGAAAGAGTTTTATTCCAACAACTTAAAACCTTATTTTTTAAATTTAGAAGAAACCAATGATGAAATTTTAGATGAAATTGACGGTTTAATAGTTGGAACAAGCAAGGTTACACCCATTATAATTGATCGAATGAACAAGTTGAAATGTATAGTTAAATTCGGTACTGGTACGGATAATATAGATATAAATTACGCCCAAAAGAAGGGTATAATCGTAAAAAATATGCCAAATATTAATTCTGATGCAGTTGCAGAATTTACTATTGGAATGATATTTGCAATAGCACGCAAAATACCACAAGGATATTTAAATTTGCAAAACGGAAATTTCTTTAAAGAAATGGGTACACGGGTTAGCGGCAAAGTCGTAGGGATAATTGGAACCGGCAATATAGGAAAAAAAGTAGCTAAATTGTGCAAGGGCTTACAAATGCTAGTTCAAGTTTATGATGTTTATCCTGATATTACATGGTCTTTAGAAGATGATATCAATTATGTAACGTTGGAATATTTATTAAAGACATCAGATTTTGTGACTATTCATATCCCATTAACAAGCGGAACAAGAAACATAATTGATAAAAGGGAAATTTCATTGATGAAAAATTCTGCTTATCTCTTAAATATAGCTCGAGGCGGAATTGTTAATGAAGAAGCCTTATACGAAGCCTTAGTTTCTGGAAAAATAAGAGGAGCTGCAGTAGATGTATTTTTAGAAGAGCCTCCTAAAAATAACCCATTGATTCACTTAAAGAATGTTGTTGCTACTCCTCATATGGCAGCTTGTGAAGAAGAAACTCTACGTAAAATGGATAAAAAGTGCATAGAAATAGTTAGTGATTGCTTAAGAAATACTAATGCCTGA
- a CDS encoding radical SAM protein yields the protein MTKNILKECKLCPFCCGVDRTKGQKGVCKAPGNAVLSKYFVHKWEEPCISGENGSGTVFFTHCNLKCVFCQNFKISQEGAGREVSITDLAEIFLELQQNGVNNINLVTPTIYSVQIIEAVKLAKEKGLALPIVWNSNAYERVETLKMLTGLVDVYLPDLKYFSDDLALKYSAAPGYFDIATQAILEMFSQVGEPVFDGNGIIKKGLVIRHLVLPGHVEDSKKVLQWISANLPKGVYVSIMSQYAPYYKAKNYPEINKTLSKKEYDEVIDYFFELGLENGYIQEEGAASDEYVPDFDE from the coding sequence GTGACAAAGAATATTTTAAAAGAATGCAAGCTGTGTCCTTTTTGTTGCGGTGTTGACAGGACAAAGGGGCAGAAAGGCGTATGCAAGGCGCCGGGAAATGCAGTGTTGTCAAAGTATTTTGTACATAAATGGGAGGAACCTTGCATCAGTGGAGAAAATGGTTCGGGCACTGTCTTTTTCACTCACTGTAACTTAAAATGCGTATTTTGCCAGAATTTTAAAATAAGCCAAGAGGGAGCAGGCAGAGAAGTTTCTATAACGGATTTAGCCGAGATATTCTTAGAATTACAACAAAATGGTGTCAACAATATAAATCTTGTAACTCCCACTATTTATTCTGTTCAAATAATCGAAGCAGTAAAGCTTGCAAAAGAAAAGGGCCTCGCACTGCCTATAGTGTGGAATTCCAACGCCTATGAAAGAGTCGAAACGTTAAAGATGCTCACGGGCTTGGTAGATGTGTACCTTCCAGACCTAAAATATTTTAGCGATGATTTGGCTTTGAAATATTCCGCGGCACCCGGCTATTTCGATATCGCAACCCAAGCGATTCTGGAAATGTTTTCTCAGGTGGGGGAACCTGTTTTTGATGGAAACGGTATTATAAAAAAGGGCCTTGTTATAAGACATTTAGTTTTGCCAGGTCATGTCGAAGATTCAAAAAAAGTGCTTCAATGGATATCTGCCAATCTTCCAAAAGGGGTTTATGTAAGCATTATGTCTCAATATGCACCATATTATAAAGCTAAAAATTATCCTGAAATAAATAAAACCCTTTCCAAAAAAGAATATGATGAAGTGATAGATTATTTTTTTGAGCTCGGACTTGAAAACGGTTATATTCAAGAAGAAGGAGCCGCTTCTGATGAATACGTTCCGGATTTTGACGAATAA
- a CDS encoding BglG family transcription antiterminator — translation MIDERCAQLLGQIISSEKPIKISELAKKFKVSSRTIRYDLDKIDDFLKANDLPQLIRKPNSGIEYAPMPSQKQKIMTLLEEITSYNYVLTPKERQTMILTELFQAKDYITIDEIADVLSVSRGTVSNDLKPVRTWLAHHNLQLESVPHFGLKVKGYEQDLRRAVISLLSENMEVEKALNLIKTPIHRRINIVADKQIKKLFQDLDILPIEKSIQIAEKQLKTTFADNAYSGLVIHLALAIKRIQLNKNIVMPEEELSRLKFTKEFAVASSMVAFLEESYNIKIPDDEIGYITIHLLGGKVTEADIFSSKEWLQLQILTDEIIKTIGEKLNKDFSIDTELHNGLLKHLEPTIYRLRHNLPLKNPILHEIKRNYPEIFKAVQLSLKPLENYIGKKIPDEEAGFIAIHIGAAVERNKATCSNIYNAVVVCGTGVGTAKLLSSRIKNQFSNINVVNTIASRQIEETSKNDRVDLIISTIPTGSKDIPEIVVNPLLPEKDIERIYRLLSKIQPNISAYTNNQNQLEEILKIIDKYCIIKNQQELARELSSFLNLASYNSSKGVAQPVLKDLLTEKTIELNVEASDWEEAIRKGGEVLVREGFVEPRYVDAMIKNVKELGPYIVIAPGIAMPHARPEDGVKKVCMSLVTLKEPVEFGNAANDPVRLVITIGAISHETHLKAISQLMDVLSDEENVNKITLATDVKEVLQILES, via the coding sequence TTGATAGATGAGCGATGCGCGCAGCTGCTTGGTCAAATTATATCATCAGAAAAACCGATTAAAATTTCAGAGCTTGCTAAAAAGTTCAAAGTATCTTCAAGAACAATTAGATATGATTTAGACAAAATTGATGACTTTTTAAAAGCCAACGATTTGCCACAATTAATCAGAAAACCTAATTCCGGAATCGAATATGCACCTATGCCTTCTCAAAAACAAAAAATTATGACATTACTTGAAGAAATTACAAGCTATAACTATGTATTAACTCCTAAAGAACGACAGACTATGATACTTACAGAACTTTTTCAGGCAAAAGATTATATAACAATCGATGAAATCGCAGATGTTTTGTCGGTAAGTCGAGGCACCGTTTCAAATGATTTAAAGCCAGTAAGAACATGGCTTGCACATCATAATCTTCAACTTGAATCTGTGCCGCATTTTGGCCTTAAAGTAAAAGGATATGAACAAGACTTAAGAAGAGCCGTGATTTCCCTTTTATCAGAAAATATGGAAGTCGAGAAAGCGCTAAACCTTATAAAAACACCAATTCATCGAAGAATAAATATAGTAGCAGACAAGCAAATAAAAAAGTTGTTTCAAGACCTTGATATTTTGCCTATAGAAAAGTCGATACAAATAGCTGAAAAGCAGTTAAAAACAACATTTGCCGATAATGCATATTCCGGATTGGTAATTCATCTTGCGCTTGCAATAAAACGTATACAACTTAACAAAAATATAGTAATGCCGGAAGAAGAATTGTCACGGCTCAAATTTACCAAAGAATTTGCAGTAGCTTCGAGCATGGTTGCATTTTTAGAAGAAAGCTACAATATTAAGATTCCTGATGATGAAATCGGCTACATCACAATACATCTGTTAGGCGGAAAAGTTACAGAAGCTGATATATTTTCAAGCAAAGAGTGGTTGCAGCTGCAAATTTTAACAGATGAGATTATTAAAACTATAGGAGAAAAGTTAAATAAAGATTTTTCAATCGATACAGAGCTGCACAACGGCCTCTTAAAACACTTAGAACCTACTATTTATCGCCTCAGACATAATCTACCTCTTAAAAATCCAATTTTGCACGAAATTAAACGCAATTATCCGGAAATATTTAAGGCGGTTCAACTATCTCTAAAACCATTGGAAAACTATATAGGCAAAAAGATTCCTGATGAAGAAGCTGGTTTTATTGCAATTCATATAGGTGCAGCAGTTGAGAGAAATAAAGCGACATGCAGCAATATATACAACGCAGTTGTGGTTTGCGGAACAGGCGTAGGCACAGCAAAACTTTTGTCTTCGAGAATTAAAAATCAATTTAGCAACATAAATGTTGTAAACACGATTGCAAGCCGCCAGATAGAAGAAACCAGCAAAAATGATAGAGTAGATTTAATAATTTCAACAATTCCTACTGGCAGCAAAGATATACCTGAAATCGTAGTGAATCCACTGCTTCCGGAAAAAGATATAGAAAGAATATACCGGCTTTTGTCAAAGATTCAGCCGAATATATCCGCTTATACAAACAATCAAAACCAATTGGAAGAAATTCTCAAGATTATAGATAAATACTGCATAATAAAAAATCAGCAGGAATTAGCAAGAGAATTATCAAGTTTTTTAAATCTTGCAAGTTATAACAGCTCGAAGGGAGTTGCCCAGCCAGTGTTAAAAGATTTATTAACAGAAAAAACAATAGAACTGAATGTCGAAGCAAGCGATTGGGAAGAGGCAATCAGAAAAGGAGGTGAGGTTTTAGTAAGAGAAGGTTTTGTAGAACCCAGGTATGTTGATGCAATGATAAAAAACGTCAAAGAACTTGGTCCCTATATCGTCATTGCTCCCGGTATAGCAATGCCTCACGCCCGCCCGGAAGATGGAGTGAAAAAAGTTTGTATGAGCCTCGTGACATTAAAAGAGCCGGTGGAGTTTGGCAATGCAGCTAATGATCCTGTGAGATTGGTTATAACGATCGGAGCCATAAGTCATGAAACTCACTTAAAAGCAATATCACAATTAATGGATGTTTTAAGTGATGAGGAAAACGTTAATAAAATTACATTAGCAACAGATGTGAAAGAAGTTTTGCAAATACTAGAGAGCTAG
- the larA gene encoding nickel-dependent lactate racemase has translation MKVRLPYHKTFLDVNIPDENFLGILTSKADEYKQSLPQDEIVRNALSNPIGSPTLEELVKGKKEVLIITSDHTRPVPSKITMPILLDTIRRANPNIDIKIMIATGFHRPTTKEEMINKFGEEIVKNETIINHMAFDNDQLEYVGLLPSGGRLYLNKMVCKSELVISEGFIEPHFFAGFSGGRKSILPGVAGATSVMENHCAKFIASPYARTGNLENNPIHKDMLFAAKAANLAFILNVVIDKDKKIINAFSGDSILAHEEGCKFVKQLSSVKAKPADIVISTNGGYPLDQNLYQSVKGMTAAEATCRENGVIIMVAACNDGHGGESFYNNMKNAKNPREILDRLAKVPPEDTAPDQWEFQILSRILDKHTVIFVTDMCDPKMIEDCHMIHAYTVEDAIKQALKLKGNNAKITVIPDGVSVIVEND, from the coding sequence ATGAAGGTAAGACTCCCATACCACAAAACTTTTTTGGATGTTAACATCCCTGACGAAAATTTTTTAGGGATATTGACTTCAAAAGCTGACGAATATAAACAATCTTTGCCACAAGATGAAATAGTAAGAAATGCGCTTTCGAATCCTATAGGAAGTCCAACGCTGGAAGAATTGGTAAAAGGAAAGAAAGAAGTTTTAATAATAACCAGTGATCATACACGACCCGTGCCGAGCAAAATTACAATGCCTATATTATTGGATACAATTAGAAGGGCAAATCCGAATATAGATATAAAAATTATGATTGCAACTGGTTTTCACAGGCCGACAACGAAAGAAGAAATGATAAATAAATTCGGAGAAGAAATAGTTAAAAATGAAACCATTATAAACCATATGGCTTTTGATAATGATCAGCTAGAATATGTTGGCCTTTTGCCTTCAGGGGGCAGGCTATATTTAAACAAAATGGTTTGCAAATCAGAATTAGTTATATCTGAGGGCTTTATTGAACCACATTTTTTTGCCGGCTTTTCAGGGGGAAGAAAGAGCATTCTTCCTGGTGTGGCAGGTGCAACATCTGTCATGGAAAATCATTGCGCAAAATTTATTGCAAGTCCTTATGCGAGAACAGGCAACCTGGAAAATAATCCAATACATAAAGATATGCTATTTGCAGCAAAAGCAGCTAATCTTGCCTTCATATTAAATGTTGTAATAGATAAAGATAAAAAAATCATAAATGCCTTTAGTGGTGACAGCATTCTAGCCCATGAGGAAGGGTGCAAATTCGTAAAACAACTTTCGAGCGTAAAGGCAAAGCCTGCAGATATTGTTATTTCTACAAACGGAGGGTATCCTTTAGACCAAAATCTTTATCAATCCGTAAAAGGGATGACTGCAGCAGAGGCGACATGCCGCGAGAACGGAGTAATTATAATGGTTGCCGCATGTAATGATGGTCATGGTGGAGAGTCTTTTTATAACAACATGAAAAATGCAAAAAACCCCAGGGAAATCTTGGATAGATTAGCAAAGGTGCCTCCGGAAGATACGGCACCTGATCAGTGGGAATTTCAAATTTTATCAAGGATTCTTGATAAGCATACCGTCATATTTGTAACAGATATGTGTGATCCTAAAATGATTGAGGATTGCCATATGATTCATGCTTACACAGTAGAAGACGCTATAAAGCAGGCGCTAAAACTCAAAGGGAATAATGCAAAAATTACAGTAATTCCAGATGGTGTTTCAGTGATAGTGGAGAACGACTGA
- a CDS encoding dihydrodipicolinate synthase family protein has translation MKAIDFKGIIPPLMTPFTETGEIYEDGLKRLIDFVVPYVQGLYPVGTYGSGPLMSIQERKKAAELIIEYVNGRVPVIIHVGTADTNTTVELAKHAESIGADAVGAIAPYYNPLTDDSIFEHFRCLIDAVNIPVFVYNNPSISGNPIKPEVLKKLADYGLRGIKDSSFDLVNYYNYKLAVEDYQDFNVIIGTEAIFYAAFEAGAIGAVTGLGNIFPELLNKMYLEYINGKKEEAKKTQELVLKLRSVTKLGPTVPVMHAILEMRGIDSGYPRKPFLPISEELKVKVKSSLEELKLL, from the coding sequence ATGAAAGCTATTGATTTTAAAGGCATCATCCCGCCATTAATGACTCCCTTTACTGAAACGGGAGAAATATATGAAGACGGACTGAAGAGACTAATAGACTTCGTAGTGCCTTATGTTCAAGGATTATATCCAGTAGGGACTTATGGTTCTGGTCCATTAATGAGTATCCAAGAGAGAAAAAAAGCTGCTGAACTCATCATTGAATATGTCAATGGGCGAGTACCTGTTATTATTCATGTAGGAACCGCCGATACCAATACCACTGTTGAACTTGCCAAACATGCGGAATCAATTGGAGCAGACGCTGTAGGAGCTATAGCACCTTATTATAATCCTCTAACCGATGATTCTATTTTCGAACATTTTCGGTGCTTGATTGATGCAGTAAATATACCTGTGTTTGTGTATAATAACCCAAGCATTTCGGGCAATCCAATTAAACCAGAAGTCTTGAAAAAGCTTGCAGATTATGGATTAAGAGGAATAAAAGATAGCTCCTTCGATTTAGTAAATTACTATAATTATAAACTAGCAGTGGAAGATTATCAGGATTTTAATGTAATAATAGGAACGGAAGCAATCTTCTACGCAGCTTTTGAAGCAGGGGCCATTGGAGCAGTAACAGGCTTAGGGAATATTTTTCCTGAATTGCTAAATAAAATGTACTTGGAATATATTAATGGCAAAAAAGAAGAGGCCAAAAAAACTCAAGAACTTGTTCTAAAACTTCGTTCAGTTACCAAACTTGGTCCGACTGTTCCGGTAATGCATGCGATATTAGAAATGAGAGGCATTGATTCAGGATATCCGCGAAAACCATTTTTGCCAATATCTGAAGAACTAAAGGTAAAAGTTAAATCATCTCTTGAAGAACTGAAATTATTATAG
- a CDS encoding type 1 glutamine amidotransferase domain-containing protein gives MKKVAVLIENFFDEKELIYPYYRLKEAGYEVHLVGSEKDKAYISKSGFTEKSTHSSKEVNAKDYDAVVIPGGYSPDHMRRNKDTLNFVREMDKLGKPIAAICHGPWMMASCCNLKGKKLTGFFSIKDDIVNAGAEYVDAEVVVDGNLITSRNPNDLPAFLKAIIEKIG, from the coding sequence ATTAAAAAGGTAGCTGTCCTTATAGAAAATTTTTTTGATGAGAAGGAATTAATATACCCTTATTATCGACTTAAAGAAGCTGGTTATGAAGTTCATTTAGTGGGATCGGAAAAGGACAAGGCGTATATTAGCAAAAGCGGTTTTACTGAAAAAAGCACCCATTCTTCCAAGGAAGTAAATGCTAAGGATTATGATGCTGTTGTAATACCCGGAGGATATTCTCCGGATCATATGCGCAGGAACAAAGATACACTGAATTTTGTAAGGGAAATGGATAAATTAGGTAAGCCGATAGCTGCCATTTGTCATGGACCATGGATGATGGCTTCTTGCTGCAATTTGAAGGGCAAAAAGTTAACCGGGTTTTTCTCAATAAAGGACGATATTGTAAATGCAGGCGCAGAATATGTAGACGCAGAAGTAGTTGTAGATGGAAACTTGATAACATCAAGAAATCCTAATGACCTGCCGGCATTTCTTAAAGCAATAATTGAAAAGATCGGATGA
- a CDS encoding SEC-C domain-containing protein, which produces MPNVFDIKRNDECICGSGKKYKKCCLPRIEEIETELIKELEKDFDINQYGKDFIRVVSVMFGFEMKEDAGEADTERIAKIISELWEENDLDLDSIQKSAEAIFQLVSSKEELKFFRIPAKVFIENDTDNFDDLFDEVLEDLSIEEYLLELASIIRTSFFTDDELKTIFNWISLGLADPWQTGFFDVLFQISLKEMGEAAEKFHQIAENESDDSSEDAFLQLEPLFEEYPIFEEFVGIKALYNFESELEYLLNNGVEFEFPFYIIYTLFLKFLSAINEVIKEDLAYLKLYCPDLIFGAADAVLQEEEVIEEVYKDILEALSETLEENKDKNEELCYVIVSTTSFFFMPLWTHIIAIEKILALSMQKYFMKLPRTVDDSQLMLDSAKQLVNREFLNNYISYLNSKGLEKEASILQKTYEEATSQDAIKEIDIEEVIDIITDEDMTFEIEL; this is translated from the coding sequence ATGCCCAATGTATTTGATATAAAAAGAAATGATGAATGTATTTGCGGTAGCGGCAAAAAGTACAAAAAATGCTGTCTTCCAAGGATTGAGGAAATTGAAACAGAACTAATCAAAGAGTTAGAGAAAGATTTTGATATCAACCAATATGGAAAAGACTTTATAAGGGTAGTAAGTGTCATGTTCGGCTTTGAAATGAAAGAAGATGCAGGGGAGGCCGATACTGAAAGGATTGCAAAAATCATCTCCGAACTTTGGGAAGAAAATGATCTTGATTTGGATAGTATTCAAAAATCGGCAGAAGCTATATTTCAACTTGTCAGCAGTAAAGAAGAGCTAAAGTTTTTCCGAATACCGGCAAAAGTTTTTATAGAAAATGATACCGATAATTTTGACGATCTATTTGATGAGGTGCTTGAGGACCTGTCTATAGAAGAATATCTTCTTGAACTGGCATCCATAATCCGTACTAGTTTTTTTACTGATGATGAACTAAAGACTATTTTTAATTGGATAAGTCTTGGACTTGCAGATCCATGGCAAACCGGCTTTTTTGATGTTCTTTTTCAGATAAGCCTGAAGGAAATGGGAGAGGCTGCCGAGAAATTTCATCAAATCGCAGAAAACGAATCCGATGATTCTTCCGAAGACGCTTTTTTACAACTGGAACCATTATTTGAGGAATATCCGATTTTCGAAGAATTTGTCGGCATAAAAGCATTATACAATTTCGAAAGTGAATTGGAGTATTTGCTGAATAATGGAGTAGAATTTGAATTTCCATTCTACATAATTTACACCTTATTTCTGAAGTTTTTATCGGCAATAAATGAGGTGATAAAAGAAGATTTAGCTTATTTAAAATTATACTGTCCCGACCTGATATTTGGCGCTGCAGATGCCGTGCTGCAGGAAGAAGAAGTAATTGAAGAAGTTTACAAAGATATATTAGAGGCGTTATCAGAGACACTAGAAGAAAATAAAGACAAAAATGAAGAACTGTGTTATGTGATTGTAAGCACTACATCTTTCTTTTTTATGCCACTGTGGACCCATATTATTGCAATCGAAAAAATTCTCGCTCTATCGATGCAGAAATATTTTATGAAATTGCCGAGGACTGTGGATGACAGTCAACTTATGTTAGATTCTGCAAAACAACTTGTAAATCGTGAGTTTTTAAATAACTATATTTCATACCTTAACTCAAAAGGTTTAGAAAAAGAAGCATCTATCTTGCAAAAAACTTACGAAGAAGCAACTAGTCAAGATGCTATTAAAGAAATAGATATAGAAGAAGTAATAGATATAATAACAGATGAGGATATGACTTTTGAGATAGAGCTTTAG
- the mscL gene encoding large-conductance mechanosensitive channel protein MscL, protein MYDEFKKFAMKGNVIDLAVGVVIGGAFGKIITSLVNDIIMPILGIITGKIDLTSLKVVITPATADVAELSIKYGQFIQSLIDFLLVSLSMFFVIKAINSFSQTVKEEPSVPTPSKEEALLEEIRDILKENNH, encoded by the coding sequence ATGTATGATGAATTTAAAAAGTTTGCAATGAAGGGTAATGTAATAGATCTTGCAGTTGGTGTTGTAATAGGCGGAGCATTTGGAAAAATTATAACTTCTCTCGTAAATGATATTATAATGCCTATCCTTGGTATTATAACAGGAAAAATCGACCTTACTTCATTAAAAGTCGTCATAACGCCGGCTACAGCAGATGTTGCTGAATTATCAATAAAATATGGTCAATTCATACAGTCATTAATTGATTTTCTTTTAGTATCCCTATCAATGTTTTTTGTCATAAAAGCGATAAATTCATTTAGCCAAACCGTAAAAGAAGAACCTTCTGTGCCTACGCCATCTAAAGAAGAAGCTTTATTGGAAGAAATACGTGATATCTTAAAGGAAAATAATCACTAA
- a CDS encoding Ldh family oxidoreductase — protein sequence MQHENGKIIIAPDELQQKILEILMKYGVKQKDAKIVADTIVEAEMRGVKSHGINMLPAYLRRIKDGGINIKVEPTIIKEKDFITLIDANGGFGQVAGEMATKIAIEKARKYSLSWIGVRNSNHCGMLAYYTEKIAHAGLIGIMLVNANPTVAPYGGMEAVLGTNPISVSIPTKNIPIILDMATSSVAKAKIYRAKELNEKINPEWAIDENGYPTDDPSKAINGVLTPLGGPKGFGLAIIVDVIAGILNNSGFSHYVTSVHKDTTKSQNAGLTIISVSLESFLELETYYQKVNELINLIKASKPRPGFDTIYLPGEIEAMNREKAIKKGLEIDENILNAAFESR from the coding sequence ATGCAGCACGAAAATGGGAAGATTATAATTGCCCCAGATGAATTACAGCAAAAAATCCTAGAAATTTTAATGAAATACGGTGTTAAACAAAAAGATGCTAAAATAGTAGCTGATACAATTGTAGAAGCTGAAATGCGTGGGGTAAAATCACATGGGATAAATATGCTTCCCGCATATCTCAGACGTATTAAAGATGGTGGAATAAATATAAAAGTTGAACCGACAATAATTAAAGAAAAGGATTTTATTACTCTTATTGATGCTAATGGTGGTTTTGGCCAAGTAGCAGGGGAAATGGCGACAAAAATTGCTATAGAAAAAGCAAGGAAGTATTCATTAAGTTGGATTGGTGTCCGTAATTCAAATCACTGTGGAATGCTTGCTTATTATACAGAAAAAATCGCGCATGCCGGGCTTATTGGGATAATGCTGGTAAATGCTAATCCAACAGTAGCTCCCTATGGAGGAATGGAAGCAGTTCTTGGGACAAACCCTATTTCAGTAAGCATTCCTACCAAAAATATCCCAATTATATTAGATATGGCAACAAGTAGCGTGGCTAAGGCTAAAATATATCGTGCGAAAGAACTTAATGAGAAAATCAATCCAGAGTGGGCGATTGACGAAAACGGTTATCCAACTGATGATCCTTCTAAAGCAATTAATGGGGTTTTAACCCCGTTAGGAGGTCCAAAAGGATTTGGCTTAGCAATAATTGTTGATGTAATTGCAGGAATATTGAACAATTCAGGTTTTTCACATTATGTAACTTCTGTCCACAAGGATACCACTAAAAGCCAAAATGCAGGTTTAACAATTATAAGCGTTTCTTTAGAGAGTTTTTTGGAACTAGAGACTTATTATCAGAAAGTCAATGAACTAATTAATTTAATTAAAGCTTCAAAGCCGCGACCTGGTTTTGATACAA